A portion of the Meleagris gallopavo isolate NT-WF06-2002-E0010 breed Aviagen turkey brand Nicholas breeding stock chromosome 16, Turkey_5.1, whole genome shotgun sequence genome contains these proteins:
- the BAIAP2L1 gene encoding brain-specific angiogenesis inhibitor 1-associated protein 2-like protein 1, protein MKERNMVVCLPTGQVLVEISRTHKKLNDSLEESFKKFHKEIISELEKKTDLDVKYMTATLKRYQTEHRSKLDSLEKSQAELKKIRRKSQGARNVMKYEHKEMEYLETVSSRQTDIQRFIAEGCREALLEEKRRFCFLVDKHCSFTQHMHFYHAQCAEFLNAKLPGWQEICSDATKVPEKVKMMIDEIRTPGSTPISGTPQPSPMTERNTTIGNNYYAHNENASKVPPAPVGRAYTSPLVDMFSNPATGPKVSPERPTSAAENSDDASLSRSTSVATGLNIMKRQKVKTIFPHTAGNNKTLLSFAQGDTIVLLVSEEKDGWLYGEHESTKVKGWFPSSYTRPLEETEEKAFVPVPSTAPVRSISSVNLAEKAGVVLPPPDYLGSTPDKRMESSKGTAAKTPTDKPESAGPKPDMNGIVKPPFLSGENPFATVKLRPTVTNDRSAPIIR, encoded by the exons atgaaagaaagaaatatggtTGTGTGTCTCCCAACAGGCCAAGTTCTGGTAGAAATTTCAAGAACGCACAAGAAACTTAATGACAGTCTAGAGGAAAGT tTTAAGAAATTTCATAAGGAAATTATATCTgaactggagaagaaaacagacctGGATGTAAAATACATGACC GCAACTTTAAAGAGGTACCAAACCGAACACAGAAGTAAATTGGATTCCCTAGAGAAGTCTCAGGCTGAGCTGAAAAAAATCCGAAGGAAAAGCCAAGGAGCAcgaaatgtaatgaaatatgaGCATAAAGAAATGGAG TATTTGGAAACCGTAAGCTCTCGACAGACTGACATTCAGAGATTTATTGCAGAAGGCTGTAGAGAAGCTctacttgaagaaaaaagaagattcTGCTTTCTAGTTGACAAGCACTGCAGTTTTACCCAGCACATGCACTTCTATCACGCTCAG TGTGCAGAATTCCTCAATGCCAAGCTGCCTGGGTGGCAGGAGATCTGTAGTGATGCCACCAAAGTTCCTGAAAAAGTCAAAATGATGATTGATGAAATAAGGACACCTGGTTCCACTCCAATATCAGGAACTCCGCAGCCTTCACCAATGACAGAGAGAAACACCACG ATTGGAAACAATTATTATGCTCATAATGAAAATGCATCAAAGGTGCCCCCTGCTCCTGTTGGCAGGGCATACACCAGTCCACTTGTGGACATGTTCAGCAATCCTGCCACGGGTCCAAAGGTGTCTCCTGAAAGGCCAACCAGTGCAGCAG AGAATTCAGATGATGCCAGTTTATCGCGCTCAACTTCTGTTGCCACAGGGCTGAACATAATGAAAAGGCAGAAAGTAAAGACAATCTTTCCGCACACTGCTGGAAATAACAAGACATTACTTAGCTTTGCACAGGGAGACACCATCGTACTTCTTGTatctgaagaaaaggatggCTGGCTTTATGGGGAGCATGAGTCAACTAAAGT AAAAGGATGGTTTCCATCATCATATACTAGACCActagaagaaacagaagaaaaagcctttGTTCCAGTGCCAAG CACTGCGCCGGTTAGAAGCATCAGCTCAGTCAATCTTGCAGAAAAAGCTGGTGTTGTCCTCCCACCACCAGACTATCTGGGTTCAACTCCAGATAAGAGAATGGAGTCTTCCAAAGGTACTGCTGCTAAAACACCAACTGACAAACCAGAAAGTGCAGGTCCG AAACCCGACATGAATGGCATTGTAAAACCACCCTTTCTAAG TGGAGAAAATCCTTTTGCAACTGTGAAACTCAGACCAACAGTAACAAACGACAGATCAGCACCCATTATTCGATGA